Proteins encoded by one window of Rutidosis leptorrhynchoides isolate AG116_Rl617_1_P2 chromosome 7, CSIRO_AGI_Rlap_v1, whole genome shotgun sequence:
- the LOC139860408 gene encoding AMP deaminase-like yields the protein MDPSSSPISSFHFALATLFGASVMAVSCFYIHSRCVDQVIDRLISLRRRPNRNEDDYYGYQDGQETETDNINNNNIDYVVDDDDDDGLEDMNNNNSYRMSCSLPNNLGLANDRVGIPVSFGSFDKLANLPPLKMNSTHTQGENHHEHQASFKTRVGSFGRIHTPRSPGSYAYDGADNSDDDGTETAVGEDTQYFEEGVISSTHDIYSNIQNMSLVLSQAEHANNSTVDHNGEKGEIYSENIPVNDPKMIFPQAAMMNESLNREEEEVRKMIRECLDLREKYVFRETHVPWAQDNAGESCLSDIKSDPFRFVPVESTKHHFRMEDGVVHVYASENDDIDLFPVQSATTFFTDMHHVLKVISVGNVRSACYHRLRFLEEKFRLHLLVNADSEFLAQKGAPHRDFYNIRKVDTHVHHSACMNQKHLLRFIKSKLRKEPDEVVIFRDGQYLTLKEVFESLDLTGYDLNVDLLDVHADKSTFHRFDKFNLKYNPCGQSRLREIFLKQDNLIQGRFLGELTKQVLSDLDATKYQVAEYRVSIYGRKQSEWDQLASWFINNSIYSENAVWLIQLPRLYNIYKSMGTVTSFQNILDNVFIPLFEVSVDPKSHPQLHIFLMQVVGLDLVDDESKPERRPTKHMPTPAEWTNDFNPAYSYYAYYCYANLYTLNKLRESKGLPTIKLRPHCGEAGDIDHLAAGFLLCHNISHGINLRKSPVLQYLYYLAQIGLAMSPLSNNSLFLDYHRNPFPIFFQRGLNVSLSTDDPLQIHLTKEPLVEEYGVAAKVWKLSSCDLCEIARNSVYQSGFSHAAKAHWHGSKYYKRGPEGNDIQRTNVPRLRIAFRHQTWTEEMQYVYAGGARLPQEVEF from the exons ATGGATCCATCATCATCTCCAATTTCATCATTTCATTTTGCTTTAGCTACTTTATTCGGAGCATCAGTAATGGCAGTTTCATGTTTCTACATCCACAGCCGCTGTGTTGATCAGGTTATCGATCGTCTCATCTCACTCCGTCGACGGCCCAATCGTAATGAAGATGATTATTATGGTTATCAAGATGGACAAGAAACTGAaactgataatataaataataataatattgattatgttgttgatgatgatgatgatgatggtcttGAGGATATGAATAATAATAACAGTTATCGTATGTCATGCTCGTTACCTAATAATCTAGGGCTTGCTAATGATAGAGTTGGTATTCCAGTGTCGTTTGGTTCTTTCGATAAATTAGCTAACTTACCTCCTCTTAAAATGAACAGCACTCATACACAAG GTGAGAATCATCATGAACATCAAGCTAGTTTTAAGACAAGGGTTGGTTCGTTTGGTAGAATTCATACACCGAGATCACCAGGTAGTTATGCGTATGATGGTGCTGATAATTCTGATGATGATGGAACTGAGACTGCTGTTGGGGAGGACACTCAGTATTTTGAAGAGGGCGTCATATCGTCTACTCAT GATATCTACTCGAACATTCAGAATATGTCTCTGGTTCTGTCACAGGCTGAGCATGCAAACAATTCAACTGTAGATCACAATGGTGAAAAGGGTGAAATTTATTCAGAGAATATTCCTGTTAATGATCCTAAAATGATTTTCCCACAAGCAGCTATGATGAACG AGTCGTTGAATCGTGAAGAGGAAGAAGTAAGGAAAATGATACGTGAATGCTTAGACTTGCGAGAAAAATATGTGTTCAGGGAAACACATGTTCCGTGGGCACAAGATAATGCAGGAGAGTCTTGTTTATCTGATATTAAAAGTGACCCGTTTCGATTCGTACCAGTTGAGTCAACTAAA CACCACTTCAGGATGGAAGATGGAGTTGTACATGTTTATGCAAGTGAAAATG ATGATATTGATCTTTTCCCTGTTCAAAGTGCAACAACTTTTTTCACCGACATGCATCATGTTCTCAAAGTGATATCCGTTGGAAACGTTCGCTCTGCGTGTTATCATCGACTAAGATTTCTTGAAGAG AAATTTCGTCTGCATCTTTTAGTGAATGCGGATAGTGAATTTCTAGCTCAAAAAGGTGCACCCCATCGTGACTTTTACAATATTAGAAAAGTGGACACCCATGTACATCATTCTGCTTGCATGAACCAAAAACACCTTCTGCGTTTTATCAAGTCAAAACTAAGAAAAGAACCTGATGAG GTTGTCATATTCCGTGATGGACAATACCTTACACTGAAAGAAGTTTTCGAAAGTTTGGACTTAACAGG ATATGATTTAAATGTTGACTTATTGGATGTTCATGCGGATAAGAGCACGTTTCACCGATTTGACAAATTCAATCTCAAGTACAACCCTTGTGGACAGAGTCGACTCAGAGAAATATTTCTAAAGCAAGACAATTTGATTCAAG GTCGTTTCCTTGGAGAATTAACAAAGCAAGTTTTATCCGATTTAGATGCAACTAAATACCAGGTGGCAGAATACAGGGTGTCTATATATGGAAGGAAGCAAAGTGAATGGGATCAGTTGGCTAGTTGGTTCATCAACAATTCAATTTATAGTGAGAATGCTGTTTGGTTGATTCAA CTTCCACGACTATATAACATTTACAAGAGCATGGGGACCGTGACATCCTTCCAGAATATTTTGGACAATGTGTTTATTCCACTTTTTGAAGTCTCAGTTGACCCGAAATCTCATCCTCAACTGCACATTTTTCTAATGCAG GTTGTTGGGCTTGACCTTGTGGATGATGAAAGCAAACCAGAAAGGCGTCCCACTAAGCATATGCCAACACCAGCTGAATGGACAAATGACTTCAATCCTGCATACTCTTATTATGCCTATTACTGCTATGCAAACCTCTATACCCTTAATAAG CTTCGTGAATCTAAAGGTCTGCCAACGATTAAATTGCGCCCTCATTGTGGAGAG GCAGGTGATATTGACCATTTAGCAGCGGGCTTCCTTTTATGCCATAATATTTCACACGGGATTAATTTACGAAAGTCTCCTGTATTACAGTATCTGTACTATCTTGCTCAG ATCGGATTGGCAATGTCTCCCCTGAGTAATAATTCACTTTTCTTGGACTACCATCGCAACCCATTTCCCATATTTTTCCAGCGTGGCTTGAATGTTTCATTATCGACTGATGATCCATTGCAAATTCATCTAACAAAAGAACCTTTGGTGGAAGAATATGGTGTTGCAGCCAAG GTTTGGAAGCTAAGTTCATGTGACCTATGTGAAATAGCAAGGAACTCTGTTTACCAGTCTGGATTCTCACATGCAGCCAAG GCACATTGGCATGGAAGCAAGTATTATAAGAGAGGACCTGAAGGAAATGATATACAAAGGACAAATGTACCCCGATTGAGGATTGCTTTCCGTCACCAG ACATGGACGGAGGAAATGCAATATGTGTATGCAGGAGGAGCAAGACTACCTCAAGAAGTTGAATTTTAG